One window of the Oncorhynchus keta strain PuntledgeMale-10-30-2019 chromosome 31, Oket_V2, whole genome shotgun sequence genome contains the following:
- the LOC118364414 gene encoding protein rapunzel-like, translated as MASPLEKVVAQKKEAIEAVMESFERGAEVLASAVGELFPLCVAAAPVLRLALDNVQSKEVFYVKEQFLAVRNKLDVLSTQLEDIDCEIKKGRLDSQYFSVEENIRNQFRKYMDILEAKPQFQEVKKRLFLEHFSKTGGEKNLYVLYDALMGTNSFGESILEVVERYEARNRRLLEDFCVRMKELFCLGLIALLGHCALTKGPDEEQETIQVWSREIERVELKMKACIEACVAAFPEQACLDAQRLLQEKEERNLQDTAQEVQEFLTRKYDWVSWSVRVVNHSGSSYRNWRAGDHFQHMAGQNWFEVLQVNDTNLVVSYSTSPQPVPRDCIRQLMEGPGKKGDAQAVVGVLEKQLAGFVVHAVSHHKESEATWSFPEDCHYWERHKNVALCIHSE; from the exons ATGGCAAGTCCCCTGGAGAAGGTGGTGGCCCAGAAGAAAGAGGCCATCGAGGCTGTGATGGAGAGTTTCGAGCGAGGGGCGGAGGTGTTGGCCAGCGCAGTAGGCGAGCTCTTCCCTCTCTGTGTGGCAGCCGCACCTGTCCTACGACTAGCCCTGGACAACGTGCAGAGCAAAGAGGTCTTCTATGTCAAAGAGCAGTTCCTGGCCGTGAGGAACAAGCTGGATGTACTGTCCACCCAGCTAGAGGACATTGATTGTGAGATTAAGAAGGGTCGGCTGGATTCCCAGTACTTCTCGGTGGAGGAGAACATCAGGAACCAGTTCCGGAAATACATGGACATTCTGGAGGCCAAACCACAGTTTCAGGAGGTCAAGAAGAGACTGTTTCTGGAGCACTTCTCCAAGACCGGAGGGGAGAAGAACCTGTATGTGCTGTATGATGCTCTGATGGGCACCAACAGCTTTGGGGAGTCCATCttggaggtggtggagag GTATGAGGCGAGGAACAGGCGCCTACTGGAGGACTTCTGTGTGAGGATGAAGGAGCTCTTCTGCCTGGGCCTGATTGCCCTGCTGGGCCACTGTGCCCTCACCAAGGGCCCCGATGAGGAGCAGGAAACCATTCAGGTCTGGAGCAGAGAAATCGAGAGAGTGGAATTAAAGATGAAGGCATGCATTGAGGCCTGCGTAGCAGCCTTCCCTGAACAGGCCTGCCTTGATGCCCAGCGTCTTCTCCAGGAAAAAGAGGAACGGAATCTTCAGGACACGGCTCAGGAAGTACAGGAATTTCTCACCAGGAAGTACGACTGGGTGAGCTGGTCCGTCCGAGTGGTCAACCACTCTGGCAGCAGCTATCGGAACTGGCGTGCCGGGGACCACTTCCAACACATGGCCGGTCAGAACTGGTTTGAGGTGCTGCAGGTGAACGATACCAACCTGGTGGTTTCCTACAGCACCAGTCCCCAACCGGTGCCCCGCGACTGCATCCGGCAACTGATGGAGGGGCCGGGGAAGAAGGGTGATGCCCAGGCCGTGGTGGGGGTCCTAGAGAAGCAGCTGGCAGGGTTTGTGGTGCATGCTGTCAGTCACCATAAGGAGAGTGAGGCCACCTGGAGCTTCCCTGAGGACTGCCACTACTGGGAGAGGCACAAGAACGTGGCGCTGTGTATACACTCGGAGTGA